AGTGATGGACAAAATCCGGAAAGATTTAAACAAATGACCCGTGTCCTTTCCACAAAAAAGCTTTTGCCGAACCAGAGGCAGTTTTTGCTGAATGCAGGAATATCAGTAATCGAAGCCGATTTTATTTTGGTTCAGGAAAAGGAATTTACGTTCACTGAAATTTTTGATAACCTGATTTTTACCAGTGCGAACGCCGTAAAAGTAGTGGCATCACATCCGGATGTACAGGAAATCCGCCGGAAGCCATGCTTTTGCGTAGGTGAAAAAACAGCAGCATTACTAGATGAAGTTGGGTTTACGGTGATGGAAATTGTCGACAATGCTTCCGCTTTGGCAGAAATGATTAAAAAGAATTACGCCAAAGAAACATTTACTTTCTTCTGCGGAAGCCTTCGGATGGAAACCCTGCCGGTGAACCTGAAAATTTCGGGAATCAGTTTTAATGAAATTGAGGTATACGAAACGGTTTTGGCACCGAAAAAAATAAATGCTGAAGTCGATGGATTGCTGTTTTTCAGTCCGTCAGCCGTCGAAAGTTATTTAGCTGAAAATCAAATTGACAATCAAATCTGCTTCTGCATCGGCGCAACGACCGCAAAAGCTTTGGAACAAAAAACAAAAAATATTGTGATGGCAAATAAGCCAAGCGTGGAAAACGTCATCATACAAACCATACAACATTTTAAATAAATACCTGTGTCAACAATAAAAAACGACTTATTCCTGAAAGCCCTCAGAGGCGAAACCGTAGAAAGACCACCTGTTTGGATGATGCGCCAGGCCGGAAGATATTTGCCTGAGTTCATTGCGCTACGTGATAAATATGATTTCTTCACGCGTTGCCAAACCCCGGAACTTGCTGCTGAAATTACCGTACAGCCGATTCGCAGGATTGCACCGGATGCCGCAATTTTATTTTCAGACATTCTTGTCGTTCCGCAGGCGATGGGCATTGAAGTTTTGATGAAAGAAAGTGTTGGCCCATTTTTACCAAATCCAATCCGTACACCACAGGATGTCGAAAAAGTAATTGTTCCGAACATCGACGAAACTTTAGGCTACGTCATGGATGCCATCAAACTGACCAAGGAAATGCTGAATGACGAAGTGCCGCTGATCGGTTTTGCAGGCTCGCCATGGACAATTTTTTGTTATGCCGTGGAAGGAAAAGGCTCGAAAAGTTTTGATACTGCTAAAGGGTTTTGCTTTACGCATCCTGAAGCTGCACATGTCCTGTTGCAGAAAATCACTGATACGACCATTGCTTATTTAAAAGAAAAAGTCAAAGCCGGCGTCAATGCCGTTCAGGTTTTTGACAGCTGGGGCGGGATGCTTTCGCCTGTGGATTATCAGGAATTTTCATGGAAATACATCAACCAGATTGTGGAAGCTTTGGCACCCGAGACACACGTAATCGTTTTTGGAAAAGGCTGTTGGTTTGCGCTTGGCGAAATGGGCAAAAGTAAAGCCTCTGCGCTTGGTGTGGACTGGACATGCTCTGCAAGGAATGCACGTTATCTTTCAGGCGGGAATATTACGCTTCAGGGGAATTTCGACCCGTCGCGTTTATTATCACCAATTCCTACGATTAAGAAAATGGTCCACCAGATGATTGATGAGTTCGGAAAAGACAAATACATCGTAAACCTTGGTCATGGTATTTTACCAAATATTCCGGTTGATCATGCGAAAGCGTTTGTGGATGCGGTGAAGGAATATAATCGCTGAAATGAATATTGATTGGGAAATATCGCCAATTGACGACATCACCGCTGAAGCATTCTTCGCGTTGATTAATAAAAACCGGGAACACATACGGAAAACATTTCCCGGAACACTTTCCGGCTGTGATTCTTTTGAAAAAACGCAGGAATTTATTGCTGCAGCCAATGAAAAACAGGCAAAAAGAGAAGGGCATTATTTTTACATACATCACAAGGAAATGGAGACGCTTATAGGATACATTTGCGTGAAAAATATCGATCCGCGAATCTTAAGATGTGAACTGGCTTATTTCATCGATGAGGATTTTGAAGGACAGGGCATTATTACCAAAGCGGTTTCGAATACCATCGCTTATTGCTTCAACGAGTTGCTGATGAATAAAATCATCATCTGCACTTCAAAAGAAAACACCGCAAGCCAGCGCATCGCCACAAAACATGGATTTGTTAAGGAAGGTCTTTTAAGGAAAGAGTTCCGCAGTGGCGAAGGAAGCCTGGAGGATATATGCTATTTCGGACTGTTAAAATCGGATTATAAATGAAAAAAACAATTGTAGCGTTGATGGCCGGCGTGATTTTTGGTTGTACATCAAATGAGCAATCTTTAATCGGGAAATGGAAAAAAACAGAACAGCATGTTGGAGGCAATGCAGGAGAAAAAGCCATTGTGGAAAAAATTTCTGCGGGTAAAACATACACTTTTGGAAAAGACAATAAACTTTCAGTGTTAGCTGACGGAATACATGATAGCGGCGTTTATGAGGTAATAAAAGAAAAAAAATATCACATCCTTCATGTGATTTCATTGAACCGCACTGAAACTTTTGACCAATATTTCCGCATTCACTTTGTCGATAGCACGAAAATGGATAAAATGGCATTCGTTCCCATACACCCTGATAATGAAATCATGTATAGCGCCGGTCGTACAGATATTTACGAAAAATTGGAATAGTGATGAAGAATCAATTTTACAAATACATCCAAAAACTACAGGATACTATCTGCGCCGCACTTGAAAAATCGGACGGCTCAGCCAAATTCCGCGAGGATATCTGGCAACGTCCCGAAGGCGGTGGAGGAAGAACGCGCGTGATTGAAAATGGCGCGGTCATTGAAAAAGGCGGTGTCAATATTTCTGCTGTTCACGGTAAACTGCCTGACACGATGCAGAAAATGTTCAATGTAGGTGAAGCCGATTTCTTTGCCTGCGGATTAAGTCTTGTTATCCATCCAAAAAACCCTATGGCACCTACCGTTCATGCGAATTGGCGTTACTTCGAGATGTATGATGCCGACGGGAATATCATCGATCAATGGTTCGGTGGCGGTCAGGATTTAACACCTTATTACCTGTTTGAGGAAGATGCGAAACACTTTCATCAAACCTGTAAAACCGCCTGCGATAAGCATTCGGACGCGTTTTACCCGAAATACAAAGTGCAATGCGATGCTTATTTCTGGAATGCGCACCGCCATGAAGCCCGGGGTATCGGAGGATTGTTTTTCGATTACTGCAAAACGAACGATGGCATGACGATGGAAAACTGGTACGATTTTGTAACCGAAGTCGGAAACAGTTTTACAGCAGCATACATTCCAATTCTTGACAGGAGAAAAAATCTGCCTTACACAGATGACAACCGCAACTGGCAGGAAATCCGGCGCGGGCGTTATGTAGAATTCAATTTGGTACACGATAAAGGCACGCTTTTCGGACTGAAAACCAACGGCCGCATTGAAAGCATTTTGATGAGTTTGCCACCAAGGGTACAATGGGTTTACGATCATCATGCTGAGCCTGGAAGCGAGGAAGAAAGATTAATTAAAGTATTGGAAAGCCCAATCAATTGGGTTTGATTATTATAAATTTTGAATTTTTAAAATGAGTCAGTTTAATAGAAATCGTCGCCTCCGGGTAAATGAATCCATAAGAAGTATTGTTCGTGAAACTTCACTTTCACCACAGGATTTCATGTTACCAATGTTCGTCGCAGAAGGAAAAGATATTAAATCTCCCATTCCATCCATGCCAGGGATTTACCGCCA
This genomic stretch from Flavobacterium pallidum harbors:
- a CDS encoding GNAT family N-acetyltransferase, whose product is MNIDWEISPIDDITAEAFFALINKNREHIRKTFPGTLSGCDSFEKTQEFIAAANEKQAKREGHYFYIHHKEMETLIGYICVKNIDPRILRCELAYFIDEDFEGQGIITKAVSNTIAYCFNELLMNKIIICTSKENTASQRIATKHGFVKEGLLRKEFRSGEGSLEDICYFGLLKSDYK
- a CDS encoding uroporphyrinogen-III synthase — its product is MTRVLSTKKLLPNQRQFLLNAGISVIEADFILVQEKEFTFTEIFDNLIFTSANAVKVVASHPDVQEIRRKPCFCVGEKTAALLDEVGFTVMEIVDNASALAEMIKKNYAKETFTFFCGSLRMETLPVNLKISGISFNEIEVYETVLAPKKINAEVDGLLFFSPSAVESYLAENQIDNQICFCIGATTAKALEQKTKNIVMANKPSVENVIIQTIQHFK
- the hemF gene encoding oxygen-dependent coproporphyrinogen oxidase produces the protein MKNQFYKYIQKLQDTICAALEKSDGSAKFREDIWQRPEGGGGRTRVIENGAVIEKGGVNISAVHGKLPDTMQKMFNVGEADFFACGLSLVIHPKNPMAPTVHANWRYFEMYDADGNIIDQWFGGGQDLTPYYLFEEDAKHFHQTCKTACDKHSDAFYPKYKVQCDAYFWNAHRHEARGIGGLFFDYCKTNDGMTMENWYDFVTEVGNSFTAAYIPILDRRKNLPYTDDNRNWQEIRRGRYVEFNLVHDKGTLFGLKTNGRIESILMSLPPRVQWVYDHHAEPGSEEERLIKVLESPINWV
- the hemE gene encoding uroporphyrinogen decarboxylase codes for the protein MSTIKNDLFLKALRGETVERPPVWMMRQAGRYLPEFIALRDKYDFFTRCQTPELAAEITVQPIRRIAPDAAILFSDILVVPQAMGIEVLMKESVGPFLPNPIRTPQDVEKVIVPNIDETLGYVMDAIKLTKEMLNDEVPLIGFAGSPWTIFCYAVEGKGSKSFDTAKGFCFTHPEAAHVLLQKITDTTIAYLKEKVKAGVNAVQVFDSWGGMLSPVDYQEFSWKYINQIVEALAPETHVIVFGKGCWFALGEMGKSKASALGVDWTCSARNARYLSGGNITLQGNFDPSRLLSPIPTIKKMVHQMIDEFGKDKYIVNLGHGILPNIPVDHAKAFVDAVKEYNR